A DNA window from Nerophis ophidion isolate RoL-2023_Sa linkage group LG13, RoL_Noph_v1.0, whole genome shotgun sequence contains the following coding sequences:
- the LOC133564220 gene encoding kininogen-1-like: MSGSNQEKKYGSGNPQNPPGSCLPQPCDLPVHGSGPCQGQGQKHGGHDHGHDHGHGHDHGHGHGHGHDHGHGHGHGHGKKTKHKKGHKHGKCHKKGKSCHGSSSSSCSSDSD, translated from the exons atgtccgggAGCAACCAAG AGAAGAAGTATGGGTCGGGAAACCCTCAAAATCCCCCTGGAAGCTGCCTTCCTCAGCCATGTGACCTACCTGTCCATGGTTCTGGTCCCTGCCAGGGACAAGGACAGAAACATGGAGGGCATGATCATGGACATGaccatggacatggacatgatcATGGTCATGGACATGGTCATGGACATGATCATGGTCATGGACATGGGCATGGGCATGGGAAAAAGACCAAGCACAAAAAAGGTCACAAGCATGGCAAGTGTCACAAGAAAGGAAAGTCTTGTCATGGG TCCTCCAGCAGTTCCTGCAGCAGCGACTCCGACTAG